The nucleotide sequence CCAATCTgcgctttcttcttcttccccttcgctaaattcctttcttctattttcctCCATTACTTCCCTATCCTCTATCATTTTCCTCAAATTCTCCTTTTCGTCCTCTAATCTCATgttctcctctttctctctttcctcccTCATTCTTATCTTCGCTTTACCTATTTCACTGACATcgtcctccttctccttcttcttttcatCCACCCTTTCTTCCATATTCTCTTCTGCCTTCCTTTCAATTTCCTTCTGTCTCATCTCCATTAAAATTCTCAAAgtcttttcaatattttcattcaattgTTTCTCGTCTTTCGTCGTCCTCGTAATTTTCTCCACCTCCCGGTTTATCATCCTTCTCTTTATAAACTTCGGCAACCAGAAATATTTAAATGGGGATAATATTATATCCAAACCAAATCTATCTTTTTCCAATTCTTTTATTAGATCTATCATCTGTTGGACTTTTAGTTCTTCCGTTCTGTTCTTCATCTCTTCGACCTCATCTACCATTTTctcatatttctctaattctttccTTATCTCATTTTCTTCCAACTTGTTTCGGCTTTCCTCTGACCTCCCATTTACTTTCCTTTCTCCATTATTCAGTTTCTCTTCTAACTCTTTCAATATACTTTCGCATTCTGCCACCCTCTGCTTCCTTAGTTTGTACTTCAACATGAAGAAACAAGCTAAGGTCACACAAAAGCGATCCTTCCAAGCTATGCTCTCTTCGTCGCTAAATTCCTTCCTCCTATTCTTCTCCATTCTTTCCCTATCTTTAGCCTCCTTTAATTCCTCTGTCTCCTCTCTTTTTCCTTCCCCCATCGTTGTtatctccttttctttcttcttttcttcctctatCTTTTGTTTCTCTTgatcttccttctctttttcaatTTCCTCTAACCTcacattttcctctttttctttcttctttgcttcCTCTATCTTTTGtttctctatctttttcttctCTTCCAACCTcgctttttcctcttttcctttcttctttgcTTCCGCTATCTTTTGtttctctatctttttcttctctttttcaatttcttccaacctcgctttttcctcttttcctttcttctttgcTTCCGCTATCTTTTGtttctctatctttttcttctctttttcaatttcttccaacctcgctttttcctctttttctttcttctttgcttcCTTTATCTTTTGtttctctatctttttcttctctttttcaatttcttccaaccttgctttttcctctttttctttcttctttgcttcCTTTATCTTTTGtttctctatctttttcttctctttttcaatttcttccaacctcgctttttcctctttttctttcttctttgcttcctctattttttgtttctctgtctttttcttctctttttcaatttcttccaacctcgctttttcctcattttctttcttatttgctTCCTCTATCTTTTGTTTTTCTAtgcttttcttctctttttcaaatTCTTCCAACATcgatttttcctctttttctttcttctttgcttcCTCCATCTTCtgggtctctctctttttctcctcttttttaatttcttttaacctTGCATTTATCTCCTTTGCTATCTTTTCTTGCTCTATCTTTTGTTCCTCtttgtttttcttctctttttcagtTTCTTTCAACCTTGCTTCTTTAGTTTTACCTGCCTCTTTTTTAATATTCTCTTTCATCTTTCTTACCTTTTCCTTCAGCCTCATCCACAGATTTTTCAAACTCTTTATAATTTTTGCAAATAATTTGTTCTCGTCTTTCGTCGTAGTTTTAATTTTTGCAAATGATTTGTTCTCGTCTTTCGTCGTAGTCTTTGTCTCCATGTTCGTTCTCTTCATAAACTTCGGCAACAAGAAATGTTTGAGAAGGAATAATTTTAAGCCCTTCCTGCCAGATGcgtttttatataaaatgtttatcaCATTCGTCATCTCTTGTTCCCCTGCTTCTTCTACTCTTTTCTTTATCTCTGCCACCTCATCTaacattttcttatatttctccAATTCTTTCCTCTTCCTTATCTTCTTAAGTGCCTTTACTTCTTCTTTCTTTCCCTTTTCCCCCATTCTTGGCTCATTTTCTTCCTTTAACTTCACACCTTTAgtaattttctttattgactttCTCAATAGAGTTTCGCATATCGCCACCCTCTTCTTCATTAGGGTTTGTTTCCACATTAAAGAACCTAGTAAATTAGCCAAGAATTCTTCCTCCCAATATgcgctttcttcttctttttctccttcgcttagttcctttcttctattttcctCCATTATTTCCCTATCTTCTATCAATTTCTTCAAATTCTCCTTTTCGTCTTCTAATCTCATGTTCACCTCTTTCTGTCTTTCCTCCCTCATTCTTGTCTTCGCTTTATTTATCTCACTGACTGTCCTCCTTCTTGAACTGCTTTTCTTCCATTCTTTCTTCCATCCTTTCTTCCATGTCCTCTTCCGCCTCCCATTCAATTTCTTTCTGTCGACCTCCTTCTCGCTCTGCTTTTCTTCCATCCTTTCTTCCATATCCTCTTCCACCCCCCTTTCAATTTCTTTCTGTCTCATCTCCATCAAAATTCTCAAAgtcttttcaatattttcattcaattgTTTCTCGTCTTTCGTCGTCCTCGTAATTTTCTCCACCTCCCGGCTCATCATCCTTTTCTTTATAAACTCCGGCAACCAGAAATATTTAAATGGGGATAATATTATATCCAAACCAAATCTATCTTTTTCCAATTCTTTTATTAGATCTATCATCTGTTGGACTTTTAGCTCTTCCGCTCTTTTCTTTATCTCTTTCACCTCATCTACCATTTTCTCAAATTCttccaattttttctttatctCATTTTCTTCCAACTTGCTTCGGCTTTCCTCTGACCTCCCATTTACCTTCCTTTCTCCATTATTCAGTTTCCTTTTTAACTCTTCCAATATATTGAAGCATTTTTTCACCTTCTGCTTCCTTAATTTGTGCTTCAACGTGAAAAATCTTACTAAGCTAACACAAAAGCGATCCCTCCAAACCATGTTTTCTTCGTTATATAACTTTCTCCTATTCTTCGCCATTCTTTCCTTATCTTTAGTATCTATATTCATAAATTCAGTTACCTCTAATTCCTCTGTCTCTTTTGTCTGGTTTGGCTCCATCATTTTTATCTTGATGTCTtttttctcctcctctccctctcctacCTTCTCATTTTCTGTTTCTTGCATCCCCATCAACTCTTCCCAGCGAGTCTTCCTTTCCTTATACAACAGATCTTTTAAAGCTTCCACCCTGTTCCAGTTTTTTATGTTTTCTCTCCTTACCTCGTCTTGTTTTTTCTGAAGTACAATTTTGTCTTTAAGGACGCTTATTTGACTTACCTGTAGAGCTATTTTTTCACTAGTTCCATCATCTGATATCTCTACGTTTCCTCTGAAAACAGTTTTTTTGTCATCCCTACCTTTTTCTATCTCTGCCTTCCCTATTTCTCTCGTATTCTTATTTAAACTTTCCGTTTCGATTTTGCATTTGGTACGAGCCTCAGAATAGAATTGACTCTTACCATAATTCTCAGTCAACAGGTTCCCTACATCCAGATCAGTTTCCGGCAAATCTTCTGTATTTGTTGGGAAACCGTAGGATATGGGATTCTTGCCTTTGTTATCGGCGAGAAACACTTTCAATTGTAGTTCCGTGTTGAATTTGTGTGTGAGCCATCCTTTCGCTTTGTCTCGAGTGATTACCTTCAAGAAATCCTTTCGGATTTTCGTGACCGATATAAACAATAACTGCAATAGTGCGATCAATAACATGACATAACattgcatatataacatataaccaTTTGCCTCACGGCAAAGGCCAACCACTTTCCCGTACAAAACACAATAATTGCTTAAATTCTCCATCTTGCTATGCATTGGATTCGGTGTGATGGAGCTATATATTGAAAAACGAAAAGTTGCCTTGGGATCAGAGTTTGAAGATTCCAGAAGGATTtcagggtagtttgtagcgctacggccaagcgtcctaatttgcttattattgaAGCGTTCTTGACTCCTGGAGGCTTTTGAAGCGTTCTAGACTCCTGGAGGCTTTTGAAGCGTTCTAGACTCCTGGAGGCTTTTGAAGCGTTCTAGACTCCTGGAGGCTTTTGAAGCGTTCTAGACTCCTGGAGGCTTTTGAAGACTTCCTGACTCCAGAAGGCTTCAAGATCCTGATTAGAGACGTGGCCGATTGAATCATAGGAAAAACGAATGAATCTGTCATTATCCtattcttcatctcctcctaccccaatatttcgcagaggaggaggaggaattcgaGGAAGAATCTGTCACGTCGAAAGAATTTCTCAAAGGAAATCCAGCACAAAGACAGAAAGGATTAAAGAGGACACTCCGCAGCATGTCTCCAGAACTTAGCCTAAAGTCTCCAGAAACGATGCAAGCCTTCGAGACTGCAACTGAAGTCTTGAAGTTTGATTTCGATGGAATATTTTCCGTAGCATTTCCACTTTGGTTCTTTGGAAATTCTTTCTATTTcgcactgtatatgtatgtgtatgtgaagaaattgctggaggatctgtccgaggagaagctgtttACGATTTTTGGACGGTTCTGAGAAGTTatctatccattatatatatatatatatatatatatatatatatatatatatatatatatatatatatatatatatatatatatatacatgtgtgtgtgtgtgtgtgtgatgaatagacaatgtctttgtggtatccaaaattcgaagatagtttctcttcggacagattgtcctgcagatagctttcaggataacagcaggaatacatttatttttctccatttattgttttgaTGACGACACGTGTTTcagatcacttcgtgacccttcttcagaatacattgagttttggaactacactttaatataaaggttatggtagtAAAAATTTgatgcaaaaatatttggaaattcggaaaacattcatcaaatattgataaatgcaaactctagattctttgaaatataaatacgagaaTTAATGATCAATTTTTTAGAATTTTCAAAAAGCTTCACAGAATTTTACGATTTCATTCTTTGCAGTCAGTCCGACGTCAGTTCCTCGGGAAGGCCATCTCTTGCTCAGAGCAGAAAATTGTGGAGCTTATACGCTCTTTCAGAAATTTGGTATGGATCTCGGACTCGATTCCCTATGGAGCGGTGCCTattcttatgacaaattgtggcCTCGATGCttctgcaatgaaacagtttctgaactatctatgctgtttttcttttttcttcgatgcatgatatatatatatatatatatatatatatatatatatatatatatatatatatatatatatatatatatatatatatatacataatcatgtttatgtatttatatggataagaataatgcatattaacataaaaatggcaaaatctaactgaggtccctTGCGTCAATATTTgaaggacatttatatatatatatatatatatatatatatatatatatatatatatatatatatatatatatatatatatatatatgtatatatatatatatatatatatatatatatgatgtatgttttTATGTGTCTATATGGGCAAGATTAATGCATATAAACATAGAAATacgcgaaatctaacagaggccctttacgtcaatattcgtagatgatatatatatatatatatatatatatatatatatatatatatatatatatatatatagataaatattgcacatttagacgtgtttttcatattcaaataagccatatatatttttgatacattaatgtctggattctcttaacgacctcgggatcagagccccaggcgaaatcacacaaagacaagagcttgtgtccggccgggaatcgaaccctggtcggcaagcttgcatagacagtgattaaaccacttggccacgaagaaagataaaagtcaatgacaattctactgtacttatacctgtcgaattcaggtgttttgtacttagaattgaaatcaacccatcttcaccatcgtaacaaactaccaattataaTTGGTAGCTTgtaacgatggtgaagatgggttgatttcaattctaagtacaaaacacctgaattcgacaggtataagtacagtagaattgtcattgacttttatctttcttcgtggccaagtggtttattcactgtctgtacaagcttgccgaccagggttcgattcccggccggacacaagctcttgtctttgtgtgatttcgccctgggctctgatcccgaggtcgttaagagaatccagacattaatatatcaaaaatatatatggcttatttgaatatatatatatatatatatatatatatatatatatatatatatatgcaagataaaattatgaaaagtgaaataccactttctctaaatagaaaagcatttaatcagatcgtgctaccagtatcaacttatctATAAGAAACTTACGGCCTTGGgatataagttagttacaactgaatgagctatggaaagaataatgataggaataacactataaGACGGTAAAAGAGCAACatgatacgggagcaaactaaagtagaggataattcTCCTCCCCTCTTTCCCCTTTCATTCCCCTCCCTTCCCCATCACTTCCCCTCTTTTCCCCTTCCTTCCCTTCCCTTGCCCTCTTTCCTCTTCCTTTCCCTTCTTTCCCCTTCCGTTCCTCCTTCCATTCCGCTCCCTTCCCCATCACTTCCCCTCTTCTTCCCTGCCTTCTCTTCTCTCTTTCCCCTTCCTTTTCCCCTTTCATTCCGATCACTTCCCCTCGTTTATCGTGTCTTCCCTTCCTTTTCTCTCCCCCTTTCATTC is from Palaemon carinicauda isolate YSFRI2023 chromosome 13, ASM3689809v2, whole genome shotgun sequence and encodes:
- the LOC137652581 gene encoding axoneme-associated protein mst101(2)-like, coding for MTDSFVFPMIQSATSLIRILKPSGVRKSSKASRSLERFKSLQESRTLQKPPGLLFISVTKIRKDFLKVITRDKAKGWLTHKFNTELQLKVFLADNKGKNPISYGFPTNTEDLPETDLDVGNLLTENYGKSQFYSEARTKCKIETESLNKNTREIGKAEIEKGRDDKKTVFRGNVEISDDGTSEKIALQVSQISVLKDKIVLQKKQDEVRRENIKNWNRVEALKDLLYKERKTRWEELMGMQETENEKVGEGEEEKKDIKIKMMEPNQTKETEELEVTEFMNIDTKDKERMAKNRRKLYNEENMVWRDRFCVSLVRFFTLKHKLRKQKVKKCFNILEELKRKLNNGERKVNGRSEESRSKLEENEIKKKLEEFEKMVDEVKEIKKRAEELKVQQMIDLIKELEKDRFGLDIILSPFKYFWLPEFIKKRMMSREVEKITRTTKDEKQLNENIEKTLRILMEMRQKEIERGVEEDMEERMEEKQSEKEVDRKKLNGRRKRTWKKGWKKEWKKSSSRRRTVSEINKAKTRMREERQKEVNMRLEDEKENLKKLIEDREIMEENRRKELSEGEKEEESAYWEEEFLANLLGSLMWKQTLMKKRVAICETLLRKSIKKITKGVKLKEENEPRMGEKGKKEEVKALKKIRKRKELEKYKKMLDEVAEIKKRVEEAGEQEMTNVINILYKNASGRKGLKLFLLKHFLLPKFMKRTNMETKTTTKDENKSFAKIKTTTKDENKLFAKIIKSLKNLWMRLKEKVRKMKENIKKEAGKTKEARLKETEKEKKNKEEQKIEQEKIAKEINARLKEIKKEEKKRETQKMEEAKKKEKEEKSMLEEFEKEKKSIEKQKIEEANKKENEEKARLEEIEKEKKKIEKQKIKEAKKKEKEEKARLEEIEKEKKKIEKQKIKEAKKKEKEEKARLEEIEKEKKKIEKQKIAEAKKKGKEEKARLEEIEKEKKKIEKQKIAEAKKKGKEEKARLEEKKKIEKQKIEEAKKKEKEENVRLEEIEKEKEDQEKQKIEEEKKKEKEITTMGEGKREETEELKEAKDRERMEKNRRKEFSDEESIAWKDRFCVTLACFFMLKYKLRKQRVAECESILKELEEKLNNGERKVNGRSEESRNKLEENEIRKELEKYEKMVDEVEEMKNRTEELKVQQMIDLIKELEKDRFGLDIILSPFKYFWLPKFIKRRMINREVEKITRTTKDEKQLNENIEKTLRILMEMRQKEIERKAEENMEERVDEKKKEKEDDVSEIGKAKIRMREEREKEENMRLEDEKENLRKMIEDREVMEENRRKEFSEGEEEESADWEEKFLANLLGSLMWKQTLMKKRVAICETLLRKSIKKITKGLKLEEENEPRMGEKGKKEEVKALKEIRKRKELEKYEKMLDEVAEIKKRVEEAGEQEMTNVINILYKNASGRKGLKLFLLKHFLLPKFMKRTNMETKTTTKEENKSFAKIKTTTKDENKLFAKIIKSLKNLWMRLKEMVRKMKESIKKKACKTKKARLKETEKEKKKKEKQKRKQEKKIAKKINARLKEIKKEEKRREKQKMEEAKKKEKEEKARMEEIEKEKKKIEKQKIKEAKKKEKEEKARLEEIEKEKKKIEKQKIKEAKKKEKEEKERLEEIEKEKKKIEKQKIEEAKKKEREEKARLEEIEKEKKKIEKQKIEEAKKKEKEEKDMLEEIEKEKKKIEKQKMEEAKKKEKEEKARLEEIEKEKKKIEKQKIEEAKKKEKEEKEMLEEIEKEKKKIEKQKMEEAKKKEKEEKARLEEIEKEKKKKEKQKIKEEKKKEKEENARLKEIEKEKKEKEIQKILEEKKREKEIKARLNKMDKEEKDKDIQKILEEKKKEKEENVRLEEIEKEKEDQEKQKIEEEKKKEKEITTTGGRKKRGDRGIKGG